One genomic segment of Actinoplanes ianthinogenes includes these proteins:
- a CDS encoding DUF948 domain-containing protein yields MDAGEIAGLIAAGAFLMLVVVLAFPILKLGRTVDAATRAINEVTDRTGPLLGNVNTTVETVNSTLGQVQVSLDGVNLQLAKVDTMTEHAQNITANVANLVTVVSAAAANPLVKVASFGYGLRKATAARRAAEEDREVRTELKRRRRAGR; encoded by the coding sequence ATGGACGCCGGAGAAATCGCTGGTCTGATCGCGGCGGGCGCCTTCCTGATGCTCGTCGTCGTGCTGGCCTTCCCGATCCTGAAGCTGGGCCGCACCGTCGACGCCGCCACCCGGGCGATCAATGAGGTGACCGACCGCACCGGACCGCTGCTGGGCAACGTGAACACCACGGTGGAGACGGTGAACAGCACGCTGGGCCAGGTTCAGGTCTCTTTGGACGGCGTGAACCTGCAGCTGGCCAAGGTCGACACGATGACCGAGCACGCGCAGAACATCACGGCCAATGTGGCCAACCTGGTCACCGTGGTCTCCGCCGCCGCGGCGAACCCGCTGGTCAAGGTCGCCTCGTTCGGGTACGGCCTGCGCAAGGCCACCGCCGCCCGGCGGGCCGCCGAGGAGGACCGCGAGGTGCGCACCGAGCTCAAGCGCCGTCGCCGCGCCGGCCGCTGA
- the mltG gene encoding endolytic transglycosylase MltG, with translation MIDELDQAFDGAGEDPGRWRHRKRKGGGRGRTLLTMTLVIVLLGVLGGGAYFGISKVKGFFSAEDYPGPGTGSVVVEVKSGDSATAIANTLYGLGVVKSAAAFVDAAKENPKSKDIQVGSYLLRKEMKAADALVMLLDLKNKNVNKVTIPEGLISLQIFDKLSEATKIPAAEFKKAAKSPQKLGVPAMWFKRRDGKKVDPANIEGFLYPATYEFPKDATATDILKIIIEHFNNEMTKLDFANKASKFNISPYEALVAGSIAQVEALLPQDMGPVARVLYNRAYLGTFPCGCLQLDSTVNYWLRISGKDAKASEKLLASELHDPKNPYNYDVKGMAIGPISNPGEIALKGAIEAPKNDYFFFVTIDKKGTMAYGKTNDDHKANIRKACKNGIPLCGN, from the coding sequence TTGATCGACGAGTTGGATCAAGCGTTCGACGGGGCCGGCGAGGACCCGGGCCGATGGCGGCACCGCAAGCGGAAAGGCGGTGGCCGCGGTCGCACCCTGCTCACGATGACCCTGGTCATCGTGCTGCTCGGCGTGCTCGGCGGCGGGGCCTACTTCGGGATCAGCAAGGTGAAGGGCTTCTTCTCGGCCGAGGATTATCCGGGTCCGGGGACCGGTTCGGTGGTCGTCGAGGTGAAGTCCGGCGACAGCGCGACGGCGATCGCCAACACCCTTTACGGGCTGGGTGTGGTGAAAAGCGCCGCGGCCTTCGTCGACGCCGCCAAGGAGAACCCGAAAAGCAAGGACATCCAGGTCGGATCGTACCTGCTCCGCAAGGAGATGAAGGCCGCCGACGCGCTGGTGATGCTGCTCGACCTGAAGAACAAGAACGTCAACAAGGTCACCATCCCGGAGGGCCTGATCTCGCTGCAGATCTTCGACAAGCTGTCGGAGGCCACGAAGATCCCGGCGGCCGAGTTCAAGAAGGCCGCCAAGAGCCCGCAGAAGCTGGGCGTCCCGGCGATGTGGTTCAAGCGCCGCGACGGCAAGAAGGTCGACCCGGCCAACATCGAGGGCTTCCTGTACCCGGCGACCTACGAGTTCCCCAAGGACGCCACGGCCACCGACATCCTGAAGATCATCATCGAGCACTTCAACAACGAGATGACGAAGCTGGACTTCGCCAACAAGGCGTCGAAGTTCAACATCTCACCGTACGAAGCTCTGGTCGCCGGCTCGATCGCGCAGGTCGAGGCGCTGCTGCCGCAGGACATGGGCCCGGTGGCGCGCGTGCTCTACAACCGCGCCTACCTCGGCACCTTCCCGTGCGGCTGCCTGCAGCTGGACAGCACGGTGAACTACTGGCTGCGGATCAGCGGTAAGGACGCCAAGGCGTCGGAGAAACTGCTGGCGTCCGAGCTGCACGACCCGAAGAACCCGTACAACTACGACGTCAAGGGGATGGCGATCGGTCCGATCAGCAACCCCGGCGAGATCGCGCTGAAGGGCGCGATCGAGGCGCCGAAGAACGATTACTTCTTCTTCGTGACGATCGACAAAAAGGGCACGATGGCCTACGGGAAGACCAACGACGACCACAAGGCGAACATTCGGAAGGCCTGCAAGAACGGCATTCCGCTCTGCGGCAACTGA
- the ruvX gene encoding Holliday junction resolvase RuvX — protein sequence MTHGFTRGVRLGVDVGQVRVGVAKCDPDGILASPVATVARDQQAGADKLPTDLAELARLAEEHDAIQIVVGLPVALNGREGVAAGHVRAYAERLAEVLAPRPVVLSDERMSTVVASRRLSERGVRGRRQRAVVDQAAAVEILQGWLDAQRRQT from the coding sequence GTGACGCACGGCTTCACCCGAGGGGTACGCCTCGGGGTGGACGTCGGACAGGTGCGTGTCGGGGTCGCCAAGTGCGATCCGGACGGGATCCTGGCGAGTCCGGTGGCGACCGTGGCACGGGACCAGCAGGCCGGCGCGGACAAGCTCCCCACCGACCTGGCGGAGCTGGCCCGGCTGGCCGAGGAGCACGACGCGATCCAGATCGTGGTCGGGCTCCCGGTGGCGCTGAACGGACGGGAGGGCGTGGCGGCCGGCCACGTCCGGGCGTACGCGGAACGACTCGCCGAGGTGCTCGCGCCGCGGCCGGTCGTGCTCTCCGACGAGCGGATGTCGACCGTCGTCGCCAGCCGTAGGCTGAGCGAACGGGGCGTCCGCGGGCGTCGGCAGCGTGCGGTCGTCGATCAGGCGGCCGCCGTGGAGATCCTGCAAGGCTGGCTGGACGCGCAGCGGAGGCAGACTTAA
- the mltG gene encoding endolytic transglycosylase MltG: MLDDLDAVLEEEEQAQPAVTRHRNRGRGGRSAIAFFVTLVLLGLLAGGGWYAYSKVKGFFVDDDYAGPGGAEAVVEIKTGQSATDIGTTLVQQKVVASVDAFTNAAKDNSRSKNIQAGWYKLKVEMKASDAVAALLDPKNRWVNKVTLPEGLSYQQTFQKLSEATKIPVAEFAKAAKDPVALGIDASWFKRSDGKPVNKTDIEGFLYPATYDLSPKADATEVLKTIIANFNSEMERLEFIPTVEKTRGGISPYQALIVASIAQAEALKDVDMPKVSRVIYNRAYTDFDAGCRCLGLDSTVNYWLRISGKNVKPSEKLTQADLHNPKNPYNTHDKPGLPPGPIGNPGEAALKGAMSPTNNFPYYYFISIDTKGTMAYGKNGAEHDKNRLKACANGIPLC, translated from the coding sequence ATGCTTGACGATCTCGATGCGGTGCTGGAGGAAGAGGAACAGGCGCAGCCGGCCGTGACACGGCACCGCAACCGGGGCCGGGGCGGACGCTCGGCGATCGCGTTCTTCGTGACCCTGGTGCTGCTCGGCCTGCTCGCCGGTGGCGGGTGGTACGCGTACAGCAAGGTGAAAGGCTTCTTCGTCGACGACGACTACGCGGGCCCAGGCGGCGCGGAGGCGGTCGTCGAGATCAAGACCGGGCAGTCGGCCACCGACATCGGCACCACGCTGGTGCAGCAGAAGGTGGTCGCCTCGGTCGACGCGTTCACCAACGCGGCCAAGGACAACAGCCGCAGCAAGAACATCCAGGCCGGCTGGTACAAGCTGAAGGTCGAGATGAAGGCGAGCGACGCCGTCGCCGCGCTGCTCGACCCGAAGAACCGCTGGGTCAACAAGGTCACCCTCCCCGAGGGCCTGTCGTACCAGCAGACCTTCCAGAAGCTGTCCGAGGCCACCAAGATCCCGGTGGCCGAGTTCGCCAAGGCGGCGAAAGATCCGGTCGCGCTCGGCATCGACGCGTCCTGGTTCAAGCGCAGCGACGGCAAGCCGGTCAACAAGACCGACATCGAGGGCTTCCTCTACCCGGCGACCTACGACCTGTCGCCGAAAGCGGACGCCACCGAGGTGCTCAAGACGATCATCGCGAACTTCAACAGCGAGATGGAGCGGCTGGAGTTCATCCCGACGGTGGAGAAGACCCGGGGCGGCATCTCGCCCTACCAGGCGCTGATCGTGGCGTCGATCGCGCAGGCCGAGGCGCTCAAGGACGTCGACATGCCGAAGGTGTCCCGGGTGATCTACAACCGGGCGTACACCGATTTCGACGCCGGCTGCCGCTGCCTGGGCCTGGACAGCACGGTCAACTACTGGCTGCGGATCAGCGGCAAGAACGTCAAGCCGTCCGAGAAACTGACCCAGGCCGACCTGCACAACCCGAAGAACCCGTACAACACGCACGACAAGCCGGGTCTGCCGCCCGGCCCGATCGGGAACCCGGGCGAGGCCGCGCTCAAGGGCGCGATGAGCCCGACGAACAACTTCCCGTACTACTACTTCATCAGCATCGACACCAAGGGGACCATGGCGTACGGCAAGAACGGCGCCGAACACGACAAGAACCGGCTGAAGGCCTGCGCGAACGGCATCCCGCTCTGCTGA
- the alaS gene encoding alanine--tRNA ligase, whose protein sequence is MKTAEVKRRFLAHFEANGHTVVPSAPLPAIDDPNLLFINAGMVQFVPFFLGQRTPPYQRAASVQKCIRTPDIDEVGKTSRHGTFFQMNGNFSFGDYFKAGAIPLAWELSTKPVDQGGFGLDPEKIWATVYLDDDEAIEIWKQTGLPAERIVRRGKKDNFWSMGIPGPAGPCSELYYDRGPAYGKEGGPEVDEDRYLEFWNLVFMQHEITDVKSKEEFRIVGDLPKQNIDTGMGLERIASILQGVDNLYEIDEVRPILSRAAEMTGKKYGAHSGHAASESHPDDVRLRVIADHVRTSLMLIGDGIVPSNEGRGYVLRRIMRRAIRAMRLLGWQGASLPELLPIARDCMSPSYPELAEEFGRISTYAYAEEDAFLATLKSGTTILDTAISETRASNKTQLSGDKAFQLHDTYGFPIDLTLEIAQEQGLDVDQEGFRRLMADQRARAKADAAARKTGHADLSAYRSALDAGGTVEFTGYQEISRESRVRALITDRGRVEVAGEGDFVELVLDTTPFYAEGGGQQADTGVIKVGGGQLEVVDVQQPIPGLIVHKARVIRGEVRAGESGLAEIDVTRRKAISRSHTATHLVHQTMRNFLGESATQAGSLNAPGRLRFDFHTPGAVNPSVLFDVEQQINEVLLRDLEVNAFVTSQEEARRLGAMALFGEKYGDEVRVVEVGDYARELCGGTHVARSGQLGLVKILTEQSIGSGVRRVEALVGIDAFGFLAKEHLLVSRLADLFRVPGDQVADRVEQTVTALRDAEKELEKLRAQMVLAGASALVDQAKDLRGVAYVGTEAPEGAGGNDVRTLAQDIRGKFDPARPAVVAVTARSGGKATLIVAINAAAKGRGLSAGDLVKGALSGRGGGNADLAQGGGVPAAEAPNLLAAVEKALTEAN, encoded by the coding sequence ATGAAGACGGCGGAAGTCAAGCGGCGCTTTCTGGCGCATTTCGAGGCGAACGGGCACACGGTGGTCCCGAGTGCCCCGCTGCCGGCCATCGATGACCCGAACCTGCTGTTCATCAACGCCGGCATGGTGCAGTTCGTGCCGTTCTTCCTGGGCCAGCGCACCCCGCCCTACCAGCGGGCGGCGTCCGTGCAGAAGTGCATCCGCACCCCGGACATCGACGAGGTCGGCAAGACCAGCCGGCACGGCACGTTCTTCCAGATGAACGGCAACTTCTCGTTCGGCGACTACTTCAAGGCGGGCGCGATCCCGCTGGCGTGGGAGCTGTCCACGAAACCGGTCGATCAGGGCGGTTTCGGCCTCGACCCGGAGAAGATCTGGGCGACCGTCTACCTCGACGACGACGAGGCCATCGAGATCTGGAAGCAGACCGGCCTGCCCGCCGAGCGGATCGTGCGCCGCGGCAAGAAGGACAACTTCTGGTCGATGGGCATCCCCGGCCCGGCGGGCCCGTGCTCGGAGCTGTACTACGACCGCGGCCCGGCGTACGGCAAGGAGGGCGGCCCGGAGGTCGACGAGGACCGGTACCTGGAGTTCTGGAACCTGGTCTTCATGCAGCACGAGATCACCGACGTGAAGTCGAAGGAGGAGTTCCGGATCGTCGGTGACCTGCCCAAGCAGAACATCGACACCGGCATGGGCCTGGAGCGCATCGCGTCGATCCTCCAGGGCGTCGACAACCTGTACGAGATCGACGAGGTCCGCCCGATCCTGTCCCGCGCGGCGGAGATGACCGGGAAGAAGTACGGCGCGCACTCGGGACACGCGGCCAGCGAGAGCCACCCCGACGACGTACGCCTGCGCGTCATCGCCGACCACGTGCGCACCTCGCTGATGCTGATCGGCGACGGCATCGTCCCGTCCAACGAGGGCCGCGGCTACGTGCTGCGCCGGATCATGCGCCGGGCGATCCGGGCGATGCGCCTGCTCGGCTGGCAGGGCGCGTCGCTGCCGGAGCTGCTGCCGATCGCGCGGGACTGCATGTCGCCGTCGTACCCTGAGCTGGCCGAGGAGTTCGGGCGGATCTCCACGTACGCGTACGCGGAGGAGGACGCGTTCCTCGCCACCCTGAAGTCGGGCACCACGATCCTGGACACCGCGATCTCCGAGACCCGCGCGTCGAACAAGACGCAGCTCTCCGGCGACAAGGCGTTCCAGCTGCACGACACGTACGGTTTCCCGATCGACCTGACCCTGGAGATCGCCCAGGAGCAGGGCCTGGACGTCGACCAGGAGGGCTTCCGCCGGCTGATGGCCGACCAGCGGGCCCGGGCGAAGGCGGACGCGGCGGCGCGCAAGACCGGGCACGCGGACCTCTCGGCGTACCGTTCCGCGCTGGACGCCGGCGGCACCGTCGAGTTCACCGGCTACCAGGAGATCTCCCGGGAGTCGCGGGTCCGCGCGCTGATCACCGACCGGGGCCGGGTCGAGGTGGCCGGCGAGGGTGACTTCGTCGAGCTGGTGCTGGACACCACCCCGTTCTACGCGGAGGGCGGCGGCCAGCAGGCCGACACCGGCGTGATCAAGGTGGGCGGCGGCCAGCTGGAGGTCGTCGACGTCCAGCAGCCGATCCCCGGCCTGATCGTGCACAAGGCGCGGGTCATCCGCGGTGAGGTGCGCGCCGGGGAGAGCGGGCTCGCCGAGATCGACGTGACCCGCCGCAAGGCGATCTCGCGCTCGCACACCGCGACCCACCTGGTGCACCAGACCATGCGCAACTTCCTCGGCGAGTCGGCCACCCAGGCGGGTTCGCTGAACGCGCCGGGCCGGCTGCGGTTCGACTTCCACACCCCGGGCGCGGTCAACCCGTCGGTGCTCTTCGATGTCGAGCAGCAGATCAACGAGGTGCTGCTGCGTGACCTGGAGGTCAACGCGTTCGTCACCTCGCAGGAGGAGGCGCGCCGGCTCGGCGCGATGGCGCTGTTCGGCGAGAAGTACGGCGACGAGGTCCGGGTCGTCGAGGTCGGCGACTACGCCCGCGAGCTGTGCGGTGGCACCCACGTGGCCCGCTCCGGCCAGCTCGGCCTGGTGAAAATTCTCACCGAGCAGTCGATCGGCTCCGGCGTGCGCCGGGTCGAGGCGCTGGTCGGCATCGACGCGTTCGGCTTCCTGGCCAAGGAGCACCTGCTGGTGTCCCGCCTGGCCGACCTGTTCCGGGTGCCCGGCGACCAGGTCGCCGACCGGGTCGAGCAGACCGTCACGGCGCTCCGCGACGCGGAGAAGGAGCTGGAGAAACTCCGTGCCCAGATGGTGCTGGCCGGCGCGAGCGCGCTGGTCGACCAGGCGAAGGACCTGCGCGGGGTGGCGTACGTCGGGACCGAGGCGCCGGAGGGCGCGGGCGGCAACGACGTGCGCACGCTGGCCCAGGACATCCGTGGCAAGTTCGACCCGGCCCGTCCGGCGGTGGTCGCGGTGACCGCCCGCTCGGGTGGCAAGGCGACCCTGATCGTGGCGATCAACGCGGCCGCGAAGGGTCGTGGCCTGTCCGCGGGTGACCTGGTCAAGGGCGCGCTGTCCGGCCGGGGTGGCGGCAACGCCGACCTGGCGCAGGGCGGCGGCGTGCCGGCGGCCGAGGCGCCGAACCTGCTCGCCGCGGTCGAGAAGGCGCTGACCGAGGCGAACTGA
- a CDS encoding shikimate dehydrogenase, with protein MQTTSSRRAAVLGKPIAHSLSPVIHRAGFAAASLTGWTYEAIECAEAELPGLVAGFGPEWAGLSLTMPLKEAALKLATSATPAAIAAGVANTLVRQPDGAWHADNTDIPGMVRVLREAGIGTSTGRHAVKEAPPRVTVLGGGGTARAALAAAAELGAEVVTVVTRRPEARAELEPVAGALGLKLEGADWAGAPAAFDAEAVISTVPKGAADHLAGEVTWRPGTVLFDALYDPWPTPLAASAAAAGLAVVSGLDLLLAQALSQFEQFTGVEAPEEAMRSALDEAARHRAG; from the coding sequence GTGCAGACCACCAGCTCGCGACGAGCGGCCGTCCTCGGCAAGCCGATCGCGCACTCACTGTCTCCGGTGATCCACCGGGCCGGGTTCGCCGCGGCGAGCCTGACCGGCTGGACCTACGAGGCGATCGAGTGCGCCGAGGCGGAGCTGCCCGGCCTGGTCGCCGGGTTCGGGCCGGAGTGGGCCGGGCTGTCGCTGACCATGCCGCTCAAGGAGGCCGCGCTCAAGCTCGCCACCTCCGCCACCCCGGCCGCGATCGCCGCCGGTGTGGCGAACACGCTGGTCCGGCAGCCGGACGGCGCCTGGCACGCCGACAACACCGACATCCCCGGCATGGTCCGGGTGCTGCGCGAGGCCGGGATCGGCACGAGCACCGGCCGGCACGCGGTCAAGGAGGCGCCGCCGCGGGTCACCGTGCTCGGCGGCGGTGGCACCGCCCGAGCCGCGCTGGCCGCCGCGGCCGAGCTGGGCGCCGAGGTGGTCACCGTGGTCACCCGCCGCCCGGAGGCGCGGGCCGAGCTGGAGCCGGTCGCCGGCGCGCTCGGCCTGAAATTGGAGGGCGCCGACTGGGCCGGGGCCCCGGCCGCCTTCGACGCCGAGGCGGTGATCTCCACGGTGCCCAAGGGCGCGGCCGACCACCTGGCCGGCGAGGTGACCTGGCGGCCCGGGACGGTCCTGTTCGACGCGCTCTACGACCCGTGGCCGACCCCGCTGGCCGCCTCGGCCGCCGCCGCCGGTCTGGCCGTGGTCTCCGGCCTGGACCTGCTGCTGGCCCAGGCGCTGAGCCAGTTCGAGCAGTTCACCGGCGTCGAGGCGCCGGAGGAGGCGATGCGGTCCGCCCTCGACGAGGCCGCCCGCCATCGCGCGGGCTAG
- a CDS encoding multidrug effflux MFS transporter produces the protein MAETRDLTLPDAGRSPGELLPFGRRLRIVLVLGFLSALGPLTIDMYLPSLPAITTDLHAGAAAVQLTLTGTLVGLAVGQLLIGPLADAVGRRVPLLAGIAVHVLASVCCVFAPGLALLGTLRVVQGLGAAAAAVIAMAIVRDLFDGTAAARLFSRLMLVVGVAPILAPTIGGLVLNWASWRGVFVVLAAAGVAIMTAAAVVLPETLPRERRRNGGLRGTVRDYGSLFSDRVYVGLILVAGLAMAALIAYVSGSSFVFQDEFHLSEQQFALIFASGAIGLIGATQCNVLLLRRWSAQRILAGSLLAGLGFGLILLLTAATGLGGLFGVLVPLWLVLAMVGLVMPNAPALALSRHGEAAGTAAALLGAVQFGVGALAAPLVGVLGVGAVAMAIVVFGGMLAATAVGFLVVRPHRLPVDDTVPALAVAH, from the coding sequence GTGGCCGAGACACGTGACCTGACCCTGCCCGACGCCGGCCGCTCCCCCGGTGAGCTGCTCCCGTTCGGGCGCCGCCTGCGGATCGTCCTGGTGCTCGGCTTCCTCAGCGCGCTCGGGCCGCTGACCATCGACATGTACCTGCCGTCGCTTCCCGCGATCACCACCGACCTGCACGCCGGCGCCGCCGCCGTGCAGCTCACCCTCACCGGTACCCTGGTCGGCCTGGCGGTCGGCCAGCTGCTGATCGGCCCGCTGGCCGACGCGGTGGGCCGGCGGGTGCCGCTGCTCGCGGGGATCGCGGTGCACGTGCTCGCCTCGGTGTGCTGCGTGTTCGCGCCCGGACTGGCCCTGCTCGGCACGCTGCGGGTGGTCCAGGGCCTGGGCGCCGCGGCCGCCGCGGTGATCGCCATGGCCATCGTGCGGGACCTGTTCGACGGCACGGCCGCGGCCCGGCTCTTCTCGCGCCTGATGCTGGTCGTCGGGGTGGCCCCGATCCTGGCGCCGACCATCGGCGGCCTGGTGCTGAACTGGGCGTCCTGGCGGGGCGTCTTCGTGGTGCTCGCCGCCGCGGGCGTGGCGATCATGACGGCCGCCGCGGTGGTGCTGCCCGAGACACTGCCCCGGGAGCGGCGGCGCAACGGCGGCCTGCGGGGCACGGTCCGCGATTACGGCAGCCTGTTCTCCGACCGCGTCTACGTGGGGCTGATCCTGGTCGCCGGGCTGGCCATGGCGGCGCTGATCGCGTACGTCAGTGGTTCGTCCTTCGTCTTCCAGGACGAGTTCCATCTGAGCGAGCAGCAGTTCGCCCTGATCTTCGCGAGCGGCGCGATCGGCCTGATCGGCGCCACCCAGTGCAATGTGCTGCTGCTGCGCCGCTGGAGCGCCCAGCGGATCCTGGCCGGGTCGCTGCTCGCCGGCCTCGGCTTCGGCCTGATCCTGCTGCTCACCGCGGCGACCGGGCTGGGCGGCCTGTTCGGCGTGCTGGTGCCGCTCTGGCTGGTGCTGGCCATGGTCGGCCTGGTCATGCCGAACGCCCCGGCGCTGGCCCTGTCCCGCCACGGCGAGGCGGCCGGCACCGCGGCGGCCCTGCTCGGCGCGGTCCAATTCGGCGTCGGCGCGCTCGCCGCCCCCCTGGTCGGCGTGCTCGGTGTCGGCGCGGTCGCCATGGCCATCGTCGTCTTCGGCGGCATGCTGGCCGCCACCGCGGTCGGTTTCCTGGTGGTCCGCCCGCACCGCCTCCCGGTCGACGACACGGTCCCGGCCCTCGCGGTCGCCCACTGA